The region CACCAGATCGAAGTAAGCCTTTTGCAGTTTTTCGGTGATCGGACCACGACGGCCGATACCAATCAGGCGGCCGTCGACTTCACGGATCGGCGTCACTTCAGCGGCCGTACCGGTGAAGAACGCTTCGTCGGCGATGTACACCTCGTCGCGGGTGATGCGTTTTTCAACAAACTTGAAACCAAGCTCAGTGGCCAGGGTCAGGATCGTGCTGCGGGTAATGCCGTTCAGGCAGGCCGTCACGTCCGGGGTGTAAATCACGCCATCCTTGACCAGGAATACGTTTTCGCCCGAGCCTTCGGCCACAAAGCCTTCAGGGTCCAGCAACAAGGCTTCGTCGGCACCACCGGAAATCGCTTCCTGCAGGGCCAGCATCGAGTTGATGTAGTGACCGTTGGCCTTGGCCCGGGTCATGGAAATATTCACGTGATGGCGGGTAAAGGAGCTGGTACGCACCTTGATCCCGACTTCAAGCGCTTCGGCACCCATGTAGGCGCCCCAGCTCCACGGCGCGATGATCACGTGAACCTTCAGGCCGGTTGCCCGCAGCC is a window of Pseudomonas taetrolens DNA encoding:
- a CDS encoding branched-chain amino acid transaminase, with the translated sequence MSMADRDGVIWYDGKLVPWRDATTHVLTHTLHYGMGVFEGVRAYETPQGAAIFRLQAHTDRLFDSAHIMGMKIPFSKDEINEATRVAVRENNLDSAYIRPMVFYGSEAMGLRATGLKVHVIIAPWSWGAYMGAEALEVGIKVRTSSFTRHHVNISMTRAKANGHYINSMLALQEAISGGADEALLLDPEGFVAEGSGENVFLVKDGVIYTPDVTACLNGITRSTILTLATELGFKFVEKRITRDEVYIADEAFFTGTAAEVTPIREVDGRLIGIGRRGPITEKLQKAYFDLVTGKTTAHPEWRTLVK